The DNA segment GGGCTTAATATAAGGATCTGGGGAGATAAATGGGTCCCGAGACCTTCTTCATTTAGTATTCAATCCCCTGTTAAAGGGCTTCATGCTGATGCTAAAGTGAGGGAGTTAATGGTGGAGGAGGGTGGAGAGTGGAATGAGGAAGTGGTGAAAAACATTCTGAATGCTGAGGATGTGAATTTGGTGTGTAAAGTCCCACTGAGTCACACAAGCAGGCAAGATAAGTTGATCTGGGCTCATACAAAAAATGGTATCTACAGTGTAAGGAGTGCATACTACCTGGGGATGAATTGGAAAAAGGAACTTAAAGGATAGGCCTCAGCAAGGAAGGAAGAAGGGTGGAAAGTGTTGTGGCAGTTAAAGATACCAAGGGTTGTCAAAATGTTTATGTGGAAGGCTCTTACTGATAGTCTACCTACCAGAAAAAATCTTTTGAAGAGAAGGATTATTGTGAATTCAAGCTGTCCTATATGCGAGTCTGAAGAGGAGTCTATTGGTCATGCTATTCGGAATTGTGTGAGTGCTTCTGATGTGTGGAACGAGATAGAGAGCCCTGTACAGAAATGGGGATGCAGTGAAAAGGACCTCTTTGTAGTCTGGGCAAAAATGGTGGAGATCCTGTCACAGGAGCAGTTGGAGTTAGTGGCAACTGTTATGAGAAAGATTTGGTTGAGAATGAATCAATTTGTTTTTGAGAATGCTTTTACTGATCCTAAATTCCTCTTTAAGCAGGCTGTTGATAGTCTAGCAGAGTTTCAACTGGCACAAGCAGCAGAAGGTAAAGGGCAATGCAGTAGAAGTAGTGCAGTGGGAAGGAACCTGTGTAGATGGCAGAAACCTGCACCTAATACAGTGAAAGCTAATTGGGATGCGGCATTAAAAGATAAGGAAGGGAAGATGGGAATGTGAATAATAATCAGGGATGAGGAGGGTGAGGTTTTAGCTTCACTATGTGGCTCGAGGAAATGGGTGTCTAAACCAGATGCAGCAGAAATGCAGGCACTTTGGAGAGCTTTAAAACTATGTGCAGAGTTGAATTTTGTAAATGTAgtttttgaaggggatgctttGGGTATAGTCAAAGCAGTGAATGGAAGGGAGGAGAATTGGGAATGGAACGGACAGATAATTGAAGATATTAGAGAAGTATTGAAGAATAGATCCAGTTGGGTAGTACAGCATACATACAGATAATGTAATAAAGCAGCACACAGTTTAGCGAGATATTCTTTGAATGTAAATGATGAGAGTGTCTGGATTGAAAGTGTACCTGAGGAGATAGTGAAGACTATCATTCAGAATAAACTTTATTCTATCTAATAGTGAATACAGAAAGGAGGTTCTCTTTGGAACCTCctcttcctttcaaaaaaaaatatatatatatatatatatatataatttacactAGTACGGTATTAAGTGGACAAATTGAAGAGGTACACTACTACCAAAAAGGTCAAAAAAATGATGGGAGCCAGCTGGAGCTCACGTTAGAtcgtttattattattttttattaatgattaagtaagtattttataataatattataatttttttaaaataaaatattaaaaagtaataaaaaaatatatataaaaaagcatACAAAATCAATGGAGGTACCGGCCGCAGGGCGACCTTTTAAAAGGTTATTCAAACAGTTTGTTAATGGGTACTACTTTTTTCTATCCTGTACTTGCACGTGTAGAGCTTATATGGCattactaaatttttttaggaataatttagttgtaaatataattacgtattaatatgtacattaatttaatataattgatcaaaattaaattttattaaaaataatgttaatttaaattttaaatacgaaagaatcaatattagtatgcagattagtatatgattttatttatagatagcaaaactcatatttttAAGTTGAGTCATGTTTCGGGTACTGAATTATCATCTCGAATgcatgcatcttttttttttttttaatttttaattgatttttgtattcatttttttatattcttaaataatttttttaaattcacactattacttaaaaaaatttacttaatcactaagttaaaaaaaatctttcgaTAATTAAAAAAGCTTCTAAATTTGGGAGctttagcatttctctttttaacTTTAC comes from the Carya illinoinensis cultivar Pawnee chromosome 8, C.illinoinensisPawnee_v1, whole genome shotgun sequence genome and includes:
- the LOC122274550 gene encoding uncharacterized protein LOC122274550, producing MFMWKALTDSLPTRKNLLKRRIIVNSSCPICESEEESIGHAIRNCVSASDVWNEIESPVQKWGCSEKDLFVVWAKMVEILSQEQLELVATVMRKIWLRMNQFVFENAFTDPKFLFKQAVDSLAEFQLAQAAEGKGQCSRSSAVGRNLCRWQKPAPNTVKANWDAALKDKEGKMGM